One Ramlibacter pinisoli genomic region harbors:
- the gatB gene encoding Asp-tRNA(Asn)/Glu-tRNA(Gln) amidotransferase subunit GatB — translation MSKLVQGWEVVIGFETHAQLATHSKIFSRAATAFGAEPNTQASAVDLALPGTLPVMNRGAVECAIKLGLAVGATIAPRSVFARKNYFYPDLPKGYQISQYEIPVVQGGVVEFLLGEERKSVRLVRAHLEEDAGKSLHEDFVGQTGIDLNRAGTPLLEIVTEPDMRSTDEAVAYAKELHKIVTWIGICDGNMQEGSFRCDANVSVRRPGGPLGTRREIKNLNSFRFMQQAIDYEIRWQIGELEDGRAIGQATVLFDPDTGETRAMRTKEDAADYRYFPDPDLPPLVVAPDWVERVRAAMPELPRAMAARFVATYGLPEYDATTLTQSPAMAAYFEAAAKACGQPKLASNWIMGEVSRRLNAQELAIERSPVPAATLGALIGRIHDGTISNNAARQVFEALWTGEGADVDALIEAKGLRQMSDTGELDRILDGILAANADNVAQFKAGKDKAFNALVGQAMKATKGKANPAQVNELLRKKLAG, via the coding sequence ATGAGCAAGCTGGTCCAGGGCTGGGAAGTGGTGATCGGCTTCGAGACCCACGCGCAACTGGCCACCCACTCCAAGATCTTCAGCCGCGCCGCCACGGCCTTCGGCGCCGAGCCGAACACCCAGGCCAGCGCGGTCGACCTCGCGCTGCCCGGCACGCTGCCGGTGATGAACCGCGGCGCGGTCGAATGCGCCATCAAGCTGGGGCTCGCCGTCGGCGCCACCATCGCGCCGCGCAGCGTGTTCGCGCGCAAGAACTACTTCTATCCCGACCTGCCCAAGGGCTACCAGATCAGCCAGTACGAGATCCCGGTGGTGCAGGGCGGGGTGGTGGAGTTCCTGCTGGGCGAGGAGAGGAAGTCGGTGCGGCTGGTGCGCGCCCACCTCGAGGAGGACGCCGGCAAGTCGCTGCACGAGGACTTCGTCGGCCAGACCGGCATCGACCTGAACCGCGCCGGCACGCCCTTGCTGGAGATCGTCACCGAGCCCGACATGCGCTCCACCGACGAGGCCGTCGCCTACGCCAAGGAGCTGCACAAGATCGTCACCTGGATCGGCATCTGCGACGGCAACATGCAGGAGGGCAGCTTCCGCTGCGACGCCAACGTGTCGGTGCGGCGCCCCGGCGGCCCGCTGGGCACGCGGCGCGAGATCAAGAACCTGAACAGCTTCCGCTTCATGCAGCAGGCGATCGACTACGAGATCCGCTGGCAGATCGGCGAGCTGGAGGACGGCCGCGCCATCGGGCAGGCCACGGTGCTGTTCGATCCCGACACCGGCGAGACGCGCGCCATGCGCACCAAGGAGGACGCGGCCGACTACCGCTACTTCCCCGATCCCGACCTGCCGCCGCTGGTGGTCGCGCCCGACTGGGTGGAGCGCGTGCGCGCCGCCATGCCGGAGCTGCCGCGTGCGATGGCGGCGCGCTTCGTGGCCACCTACGGCCTGCCCGAGTACGACGCCACCACCCTGACCCAGAGCCCGGCGATGGCGGCTTACTTCGAGGCCGCCGCCAAGGCCTGCGGCCAGCCCAAGCTGGCCAGCAACTGGATCATGGGCGAGGTGTCGCGCCGGCTGAACGCGCAGGAGCTGGCCATCGAGCGCTCGCCGGTGCCGGCCGCCACGCTGGGCGCGCTGATCGGCCGCATCCACGACGGCACCATCTCCAACAACGCTGCCCGCCAGGTGTTCGAGGCCCTGTGGACCGGCGAGGGCGCCGACGTCGATGCCCTGATCGAGGCCAAGGGCCTGCGGCAGATGAGCGACACCGGCGAGCTGGACCGCATCCTCGACGGCATCCTGGCCGCCAACGCCGACAACGTGGCGCAGTTCAAGGCCGGCAAGGACAAGGCGTTCAACGCGCTGGTCGGCCAGGCCATGAAGGCGACCAAGGGCAAGGCCAACCCGGCCCAGGTGAACGAGCTCCTGCGCAAGAAGCTCGCGGGCTGA
- the pyrE gene encoding orotate phosphoribosyltransferase has translation MLAAPRQDSLAQDFVQFSVEAGVLRFGEFRTKAGRMSPYFFNAGLFDDGAKLGQLAQFYARRILASGIEFDMLFGPAYKGIPLAAAVAIELARDGRNVPYAYNRKEAKDHGEGGTLVGAPVRGRVLIVDDVMSAGTAARESIALIRAAGATPHAVAIALDRQEKATEDGRDVDHSAVQYVRNQLGLQVCAIARLADLLQYLERHAGEELGEHHARVEAYRRRYGVE, from the coding sequence ATGCTGGCAGCGCCCCGCCAGGACAGCCTGGCGCAGGACTTCGTGCAGTTCTCCGTGGAAGCCGGCGTGCTGCGCTTCGGCGAGTTCAGGACCAAGGCCGGTCGGATGTCCCCGTATTTCTTCAACGCGGGGCTGTTCGACGACGGCGCCAAGCTCGGCCAGCTGGCGCAATTCTATGCACGCCGCATCCTCGCCTCCGGCATCGAGTTCGACATGCTGTTCGGGCCGGCCTACAAGGGCATCCCGCTGGCCGCCGCGGTGGCGATCGAACTGGCGCGCGACGGCCGCAACGTGCCCTACGCGTACAACCGCAAGGAAGCCAAGGACCACGGCGAGGGCGGCACCCTGGTCGGCGCGCCGGTGCGCGGGCGGGTGCTGATCGTCGACGACGTGATGTCGGCCGGCACCGCCGCGCGCGAGTCCATCGCCCTGATCCGCGCCGCCGGCGCCACCCCGCACGCGGTGGCCATCGCCCTGGACCGGCAGGAGAAGGCGACCGAGGACGGTCGCGACGTCGACCACAGCGCCGTGCAATACGTGCGCAATCAGCTCGGTCTGCAGGTGTGCGCGATTGCCAGGCTGGCCGACCTGCTCCAGTATCTCGAGCGCCACGCTGGCGAGGAACTGGGCGAGCACCACGCACGGGTGGAGGCCTACCGCCGGCGTTACGGCGTGGAGTGA
- the hmpA gene encoding NO-inducible flavohemoprotein, translating into MLSPHAITLIKATVPALQQHGEAITRHFYTVMLGEHPELKAFFNEAHQASGTQSRALAGAVLAYAAHIDRLGEIAGALPRIIHKHAALGVLPEHYPIVGQCLLRAIKDVLGDAATDEIIDAWGAAYGELAKLLIAAEEQVYAANAARDGGWRGQRAFRVARRVAESDVITSFYLEPVDGGPLLAFVPGQYLTLVLSIDGETMRRNYSLSDAPGKPWYRISVKREPQGKASGWLHDTAVVGTPIDALAPCGDFTLAEDAQRPLVLVTGGVGITPAMSMLEAAAPGGRPIRFIHAARDGRVHAFRQRVDAIAARHANVRVTYVYDRPRAEDRPHATGLVTRELLAQQLPGDRDVDLYLLGPKPFMQSVYRSGLDLGVPQQQLRYEFFGPLEDLRAA; encoded by the coding sequence ATGTTGTCACCCCACGCCATCACCCTGATCAAGGCCACCGTTCCCGCGCTGCAGCAGCACGGCGAGGCCATCACCCGCCACTTCTATACCGTGATGCTCGGCGAGCATCCCGAGCTCAAGGCCTTCTTCAACGAGGCCCACCAGGCCAGCGGCACCCAGTCGCGCGCCCTGGCCGGCGCCGTGCTGGCCTATGCGGCCCACATCGACCGCCTGGGCGAGATCGCCGGCGCGCTGCCGCGCATCATCCACAAGCACGCCGCGCTGGGCGTGCTGCCCGAGCACTACCCCATCGTCGGCCAGTGCCTGCTGCGCGCCATCAAGGACGTGCTGGGCGACGCCGCGACCGACGAGATCATCGACGCCTGGGGCGCCGCCTACGGCGAGCTGGCCAAGCTGCTGATCGCCGCCGAGGAGCAGGTCTACGCCGCCAACGCGGCCCGCGACGGCGGCTGGCGCGGCCAGCGCGCGTTCCGCGTGGCGCGCCGGGTCGCCGAGAGCGACGTCATCACCTCGTTCTACCTCGAGCCGGTGGACGGCGGGCCGCTGCTCGCCTTCGTTCCCGGCCAGTACCTGACGCTGGTGCTGTCCATCGACGGCGAGACCATGCGCCGCAACTACTCGCTGTCGGACGCGCCGGGCAAGCCCTGGTACCGCATCAGCGTCAAGCGCGAGCCCCAGGGCAAGGCCTCGGGCTGGCTGCACGACACGGCCGTGGTCGGCACGCCGATCGACGCCCTCGCGCCCTGCGGCGACTTCACCCTGGCCGAGGACGCACAGCGGCCGCTGGTGCTGGTGACCGGCGGCGTCGGCATCACCCCGGCGATGAGCATGCTGGAGGCGGCCGCGCCCGGCGGCCGGCCGATCCGCTTCATCCACGCCGCCCGCGACGGCCGCGTGCACGCGTTCCGCCAGCGCGTCGACGCCATCGCCGCCCGCCACGCCAACGTCCGCGTGACCTACGTGTACGACCGGCCGCGCGCGGAGGACCGGCCGCACGCCACAGGCCTCGTCACCCGCGAGCTGCTGGCGCAGCAGCTGCCGGGCGACCGCGACGTCGACCTCTACCTGCTGGGCCCCAAGCCCTTCATGCAGTCGGTCTACCGCAGCGGGCTCGACCTGGGCGTGCCGCAGCAGCAGCTGCGCTACGAGTTCTTCGGCCCGCTGGAAGACCTGCGCGCGGCCTGA
- the norR gene encoding nitric oxide reductase transcriptional regulator NorR: MFAVDSTTAAVETTTAAPPSPTSDTERFQQLLAAAKRAVRCDAVALLQLEAGVLTPVAVDGLSLETLGRRFAVAAHPRLARLVESASVLRFPADCPLPDPYDGLVLGQANLLAVHDCMGAPLHVGGRLWGLLTFDTLAAGTLAAVATSQVEAVVRLIESGLEAVETLRAVRAQAAREQAAARAWQSAHAPARELLGTSPAMQRLRAEIDTVAASDLTVLVLGETGVGKDLVSQRLHAASLRRDRPLVQVNCAALPESLADSELFGHRKGAFTGAVQDRVGKFELADGGTLFLDEVGELPLAVQAKLLRVLQSGEVQRPGSDRLVQVNVRVVAATNRDLGEAIRQGRFRADLYHRLAVYPLVVPPLRERGRDVLTLAGGFLEENQHRLGARNLRLAPEAKAALLAHAWPGNVRELEHVLSRAALRAVAEPRRPARWVSIELRHIALEGAPPQALPAPSPLAARRPEPAPDPMPNLPAGPGQTLRAATEDFQRRWIQASLARHAGQPSRAAAEAGMDRSNFHRLLRRLGLATTPPAG; the protein is encoded by the coding sequence ATGTTCGCAGTCGATTCCACAACGGCGGCGGTCGAAACGACCACCGCAGCCCCTCCCTCCCCCACCTCCGACACCGAGCGCTTCCAGCAGCTGCTGGCGGCCGCCAAGCGGGCCGTGCGCTGCGATGCGGTCGCCCTGCTGCAGCTCGAGGCCGGCGTGCTGACGCCGGTGGCCGTCGACGGCCTGAGCCTGGAGACCCTGGGCCGGCGCTTCGCGGTGGCGGCGCACCCGCGCCTGGCCCGGCTGGTCGAGAGCGCGTCGGTGCTGCGCTTTCCCGCCGACTGCCCGCTGCCCGACCCCTACGACGGCCTGGTGCTGGGGCAGGCGAACCTGCTGGCCGTGCACGACTGCATGGGCGCGCCGCTGCACGTGGGCGGCCGCCTCTGGGGATTGCTGACCTTCGACACCCTGGCCGCCGGCACGCTGGCGGCGGTGGCCACCAGCCAGGTCGAGGCGGTGGTGCGCCTGATCGAGTCGGGCCTGGAGGCGGTCGAGACCCTGCGCGCGGTGCGGGCCCAGGCCGCGCGCGAACAGGCCGCCGCGCGCGCCTGGCAATCGGCCCATGCGCCGGCCCGCGAGCTGCTGGGCACCAGCCCGGCGATGCAGCGGCTGCGGGCCGAGATCGACACCGTGGCCGCCTCCGACCTCACCGTGCTGGTGCTGGGCGAGACCGGCGTCGGCAAGGACCTGGTGTCCCAACGCCTGCATGCCGCCTCGCTGCGGCGCGACCGGCCCCTGGTGCAGGTGAACTGCGCCGCCCTGCCCGAGTCGCTGGCCGACAGCGAGCTGTTCGGCCACCGCAAGGGCGCCTTCACCGGCGCGGTGCAGGACCGGGTGGGCAAGTTCGAGCTGGCCGACGGCGGCACGCTGTTCCTCGACGAGGTGGGCGAGCTGCCGCTGGCGGTGCAGGCCAAGCTGCTGCGCGTGCTGCAAAGCGGCGAGGTGCAGCGGCCCGGCAGCGACCGGCTGGTGCAGGTGAACGTGCGCGTGGTCGCGGCCACCAACCGCGACCTCGGCGAGGCGATCCGCCAGGGCCGCTTCCGGGCCGACCTGTACCACCGGCTGGCGGTCTACCCGCTGGTGGTGCCGCCGCTGCGCGAGCGCGGGCGCGACGTGCTCACCTTGGCCGGCGGCTTCCTGGAGGAGAACCAGCACCGCCTGGGCGCGCGCAACCTGCGCCTGGCGCCCGAGGCCAAGGCGGCCCTGCTGGCGCATGCCTGGCCCGGCAACGTGCGCGAACTGGAGCACGTGCTCAGCCGCGCCGCCCTGCGCGCGGTGGCCGAGCCGCGCCGGCCGGCGCGCTGGGTGTCGATCGAGCTGCGCCACATCGCGCTCGAGGGGGCGCCGCCGCAGGCGTTGCCGGCGCCCTCCCCGCTGGCCGCGCGTCGGCCGGAACCCGCGCCGGACCCGATGCCGAACCTGCCGGCCGGGCCGGGGCAGACCCTGCGCGCGGCGACCGAGGACTTCCAGCGGCGCTGGATCCAGGCCAGCCTGGCGCGCCACGCCGGCCAGCCCAGCCGGGCCGCGGCCGAGGCCGGCATGGACCGCAGCAACTTCCACCGCCTGCTGCGGCGGCTCGGGTTGGCGACGACGCCGCCGGCCGGCTGA
- a CDS encoding DUF4124 domain-containing protein, whose translation MALRGRGIWWVGLAVAAAGGAASAQALPGSVIYSCVDARGQRITSDRPNMECLDREQKQYGSSGIVRGRLAPSPTGDERAAEEERVRRAEEDRARDIERKRRDRVLLNRYPDEASHRSERDDALSRVDSAIATGERRVTDLQQQREQLARDEKSAGTDVIQQNRIRRAIEENEQNLAAQKRLLAAQAEERQRITRRFDDELGRLKSLWAQNAASLPANGASRPRR comes from the coding sequence ATGGCATTGCGCGGCAGGGGCATCTGGTGGGTCGGGTTGGCGGTCGCCGCCGCGGGCGGAGCGGCATCGGCCCAGGCCCTGCCGGGATCCGTCATCTATTCCTGCGTCGATGCCCGGGGCCAGCGCATCACCTCCGACCGTCCCAACATGGAGTGCCTGGACCGCGAGCAGAAGCAATACGGCAGCAGCGGCATCGTCCGCGGCCGCCTGGCCCCCTCGCCCACGGGCGACGAACGCGCGGCCGAGGAGGAGCGGGTGCGCAGGGCCGAGGAGGACCGGGCCCGCGACATCGAGCGCAAGCGGCGTGACCGCGTGCTCCTGAACCGCTACCCCGACGAGGCCAGCCACCGCAGCGAGCGCGACGACGCCCTGTCGCGCGTCGACAGCGCCATCGCCACCGGCGAGCGGCGCGTGACCGACCTGCAGCAGCAGCGCGAGCAGCTGGCCAGGGACGAGAAGTCGGCCGGCACCGACGTCATCCAGCAGAACCGCATCCGGCGCGCCATCGAGGAGAACGAGCAGAACCTGGCGGCGCAAAAGCGCCTGCTGGCGGCGCAGGCCGAGGAGCGGCAGCGCATCACGCGGCGCTTCGACGACGAGCTGGGGCGCCTGAAGTCGCTCTGGGCCCAGAACGCCGCCAGCCTGCCGGCCAACGGCGCCTCCCGGCCGCGCCGCTGA
- a CDS encoding ATP-dependent helicase, which yields MSGLNLAQQDAVNYLHGPCLVLAGAGSGKTRVITHKVARLIQTGMDAKRILAITFTNKAAAEMRERAKSLIGRPAKDVVICTFHALGVRLLRQDGQVLGLKPQFSILDADDVTSILKDAGGTTDAATARQWQWAISLWKNMGLNASQALAQAKDDNERVTATIMARYEERLAAYQSVDFDDLIGLPLRLLQEHDEVRDKWQRQLGHVLVDEYQDTNATQYELLKLLVGARGGFTAVGDDDQSIYGWRGATLDNLRRLPQDYPQLKVIKLEQNYRSTSAILRAANNVIQPNPKLFPKTLFSELGEGEPVRIVDCDNEEHEAERAVARMLSIRASGGGKDWKDFAVLYRANHQARIFEQALRKAQVPYKVSGGQSFFDRAEIRDLCAWLRLWVNEDDDPAFLRAVTTPKRGIGHQTLASLGTFANQYKLSLFGALFSSSLGAVLSARALGSLQEFGRFVNDLQFRARRTEGAEDAKAFLTDWLKDIGYEKHLYDSEESEKLAASRWTNVLEFCDWMAARCGGQIDDTAGVQVASEKKTLLEVAQTIALLSTISEREKDQNVVTLSTLHASKGLEWPHVMLVGCVEGMLPFKLGDDDNPGGKADGPMSEGILQRLQEERRLMYVGITRAQRSLAVSWTKRRKKGREVVAAQPSRFIAEMALEKATTREDPREKLRALRAEFAKKSADSAAAAAAAQGPA from the coding sequence ATGTCCGGCCTCAACCTCGCGCAGCAGGATGCCGTCAACTACCTGCATGGCCCCTGCCTGGTGCTGGCCGGCGCCGGCTCGGGCAAGACGCGGGTGATCACGCACAAGGTGGCGCGCCTGATCCAGACCGGGATGGACGCCAAGCGCATCCTGGCCATCACCTTCACCAACAAGGCGGCCGCCGAGATGCGCGAGCGCGCCAAGTCGCTGATCGGCAGGCCGGCCAAGGACGTGGTGATCTGCACCTTCCACGCGCTGGGCGTGCGGCTGCTGCGCCAGGACGGGCAGGTGCTGGGCCTCAAGCCCCAGTTCTCCATCCTGGACGCCGACGACGTCACCTCCATCCTGAAGGACGCCGGCGGCACCACCGACGCCGCCACCGCGCGCCAGTGGCAGTGGGCGATCAGCCTGTGGAAGAACATGGGGCTGAACGCGTCGCAGGCGCTGGCCCAGGCCAAGGACGACAACGAGCGCGTCACCGCCACCATCATGGCGCGCTACGAGGAGCGGCTGGCGGCCTACCAGAGCGTCGACTTCGACGACCTGATCGGGCTGCCGCTCCGGCTGCTGCAGGAGCACGACGAGGTGCGCGACAAGTGGCAGCGCCAGCTCGGGCACGTGCTGGTCGACGAGTACCAGGACACCAACGCCACCCAGTACGAGCTGCTGAAGCTGCTGGTGGGCGCGCGCGGCGGCTTCACCGCGGTGGGCGACGACGACCAGTCGATCTACGGCTGGCGCGGCGCCACGCTGGACAACCTGCGGCGCCTGCCGCAGGACTATCCGCAGCTGAAGGTGATCAAGCTGGAGCAGAACTACCGCTCCACCAGCGCCATCCTGCGCGCGGCCAACAACGTCATCCAGCCCAACCCCAAGCTGTTCCCCAAGACGCTGTTCTCGGAGCTCGGCGAGGGCGAGCCGGTGCGCATCGTCGACTGCGACAACGAGGAGCACGAGGCCGAGCGCGCGGTGGCCCGCATGCTGTCGATCCGCGCCAGCGGCGGCGGCAAGGACTGGAAGGACTTCGCCGTGCTGTACCGCGCCAACCACCAGGCGCGCATCTTCGAGCAGGCGCTGCGCAAGGCGCAGGTGCCCTACAAGGTGTCCGGCGGCCAGAGCTTCTTCGACCGCGCCGAGATCCGCGACCTGTGCGCCTGGCTGCGGCTGTGGGTCAACGAGGACGACGACCCGGCGTTCCTGCGTGCGGTGACCACGCCCAAGCGCGGCATCGGCCACCAGACGCTGGCCAGCCTGGGCACCTTCGCCAACCAGTACAAGCTGAGCCTGTTCGGCGCGCTGTTCTCGTCCTCGCTCGGCGCCGTGCTGTCGGCCCGCGCGCTGGGCAGCCTGCAGGAGTTCGGCCGCTTCGTGAACGACCTGCAGTTCCGCGCCCGCCGCACCGAGGGCGCCGAGGACGCCAAGGCCTTCCTGACCGACTGGCTCAAGGACATCGGCTACGAGAAGCACCTGTACGACAGCGAGGAGAGCGAGAAGCTGGCCGCCTCGCGCTGGACCAACGTGCTGGAGTTCTGCGACTGGATGGCGGCGCGCTGCGGCGGCCAGATCGATGACACGGCGGGCGTGCAGGTCGCCAGCGAGAAGAAGACCCTGCTGGAGGTGGCGCAGACCATCGCGCTGCTGTCCACCATCAGCGAGCGCGAGAAGGACCAGAACGTGGTGACGCTGTCGACGCTGCACGCCTCCAAGGGCCTGGAGTGGCCGCACGTGATGCTGGTCGGCTGCGTCGAGGGCATGCTGCCGTTCAAGCTGGGCGACGACGACAACCCGGGCGGCAAGGCCGACGGGCCCATGAGCGAGGGCATCCTGCAGCGCCTGCAGGAGGAGCGGCGCCTGATGTACGTGGGCATCACGCGGGCCCAGCGCTCGCTCGCGGTGAGCTGGACCAAGCGGCGCAAGAAGGGCCGCGAGGTCGTGGCGGCGCAGCCCAGCCGCTTCATCGCCGAGATGGCGCTGGAAAAGGCCACCACCCGGGAGGACCCGCGCGAGAAGCTGCGCGCGCTGCGGGCCGAGTTCGCGAAGAAGAGCGCCGACAGCGCAGCCGCCGCGGCCGCGGCGCAGGGACCGGCCTGA
- a CDS encoding AEC family transporter has translation MLAILQVTFPFFALVLCGYLAARRRMLPLEAIGGLNTFVLFFALPCMLYRFGASTPVAQLFDGAALAVYLPCALLMVGGTVTFTLNERIRWNDAAFGALVAAFPNTGFMGVPLLVALLGPAAAGPAILTILIDLVVTTSLCIGLSRLDGADQHGSAQAARRALRGVATNPMPWAIVLGAAASALDLVPAKPVAALIGMLADAASPVALFTIGAVLARSQMVAAAQEQAAPPAADFVPVAAAKLVLHPLLVLGVGLLAIAVRLPLDRFALTVMVLVAALPSASNVSLLAERFGADNGRIARIILLTTAAAFVTFSGAVALLR, from the coding sequence GTGCTGGCCATCCTGCAGGTCACCTTTCCCTTCTTCGCGCTGGTGCTGTGCGGCTACCTGGCCGCCCGCCGCCGCATGCTGCCGCTGGAGGCGATCGGCGGGCTGAACACCTTCGTGCTGTTCTTCGCGCTGCCCTGCATGCTGTACCGGTTCGGCGCCAGCACGCCGGTGGCGCAGCTGTTCGACGGCGCCGCGCTGGCGGTCTACCTGCCGTGCGCCCTGCTGATGGTCGGCGGCACGGTGACCTTCACCCTGAACGAGCGCATCCGCTGGAACGATGCCGCCTTCGGCGCGCTGGTGGCGGCGTTCCCCAACACCGGCTTCATGGGCGTGCCGCTGCTGGTGGCGCTGCTCGGCCCGGCGGCGGCCGGCCCGGCCATCCTCACCATCCTGATCGACCTGGTGGTCACCACCTCGCTGTGCATCGGGCTGTCGCGGCTGGACGGCGCCGACCAGCACGGCTCGGCGCAGGCGGCGCGGCGGGCGCTGCGCGGCGTGGCGACCAACCCGATGCCCTGGGCCATCGTGCTGGGCGCCGCCGCGTCGGCCCTGGACCTGGTGCCGGCCAAGCCGGTCGCAGCCCTGATCGGCATGCTGGCCGACGCCGCCTCGCCGGTGGCCCTGTTCACCATCGGCGCCGTGCTGGCCCGCTCGCAGATGGTGGCGGCGGCGCAGGAGCAGGCGGCGCCGCCGGCGGCCGACTTCGTGCCGGTGGCGGCCGCCAAGCTGGTGCTGCACCCGCTGCTGGTGCTGGGCGTCGGCCTGCTGGCCATCGCCGTGCGGCTGCCGCTGGACCGGTTCGCCCTCACCGTGATGGTGCTGGTGGCGGCGCTGCCGAGCGCCAGCAACGTGTCGCTGCTGGCCGAGCGCTTCGGCGCCGACAACGGCCGCATCGCCCGCATCATCCTGCTGACCACGGCCGCCGCCTTCGTCACCTTCTCGGGCGCGGTCGCCCTCCTGCGCTAG
- a CDS encoding exodeoxyribonuclease III, whose translation MFKLTSLNLNGIRSAASKGVEAWLAKASPDCICVQEVKAGADDIAGRFDSLAGLKGHFHFAQKKGYSGVGVYSRHEPSEVVVGFGSDEFDAEGRYVELRFDTPARRFSVISAYFPSGSSGEERQQAKFRFLDAFEPHLLRTKAEREFVLCGDVNIAHKEQDLKNWRSNRKNSGFLPEERAWMTRLLDEHGVVDVYRQLRPDTTDESYTWWSNRGQAYANNVGWRLDYHLATPAVAQLARSEAIYKAEKFSDHAPITVGYEMGWLG comes from the coding sequence TTGTTCAAACTGACCAGCCTCAACCTCAACGGTATCCGTTCGGCCGCCAGCAAGGGCGTGGAGGCATGGCTCGCAAAGGCGAGCCCCGATTGTATTTGCGTGCAGGAGGTCAAGGCCGGCGCCGACGACATCGCCGGCCGCTTCGACAGCCTGGCCGGCCTGAAGGGCCATTTCCACTTCGCCCAGAAGAAGGGCTACTCGGGCGTCGGCGTCTACAGCCGGCACGAGCCCAGCGAGGTGGTGGTGGGCTTCGGTTCGGACGAATTCGACGCCGAGGGGCGCTACGTCGAACTGCGCTTCGACACGCCGGCGCGCCGCTTCTCGGTCATCAGCGCCTACTTCCCGAGCGGCTCCTCCGGCGAGGAGCGGCAGCAGGCCAAGTTCCGCTTCCTCGATGCCTTCGAGCCGCACCTGCTGCGCACCAAGGCCGAGCGCGAGTTCGTGCTGTGCGGCGACGTCAACATCGCCCACAAGGAGCAGGACCTGAAGAACTGGCGCAGCAACCGCAAGAACAGCGGCTTCCTGCCCGAGGAGAGGGCCTGGATGACCCGGCTGCTCGACGAGCACGGCGTGGTCGACGTCTACCGGCAGCTGCGTCCCGACACCACCGACGAGAGCTACACCTGGTGGAGCAACCGCGGCCAGGCCTACGCCAACAACGTCGGCTGGCGCCTGGACTATCACCTGGCGACGCCGGCGGTGGCGCAGCTGGCGCGCAGCGAGGCGATCTACAAGGCCGAGAAGTTCTCCGACCACGCGCCGATCACGGTCGGCTACGAAATGGGCTGGCTGGGCTGA